A single window of Neurospora crassa OR74A linkage group VII, whole genome shotgun sequence DNA harbors:
- a CDS encoding SIK1, with amino-acid sequence MANVNYLLFESAVGFSLFEVVHQADTVGLELPEVKDAMKDLDKFGKMVKLRSFNPWNSAAHGLEAINLISEGIMPDHLKNTLELNLPQTSGKKSKIVLGVVDKRLAGEISGNFPGIQCEAADTSEVVAALLRGIRTHAGKLLKGLQDGDINRAQLGLGHAYSRAKVKFSVHKNDNHIIQGIATLDALDKGINSGAMRVREWYGWHFPELIRIVSDNGTYAKVVLAVGNKKSLSDESLDELANVLNQDEDKAKAIIQAAKVSMGQDISDMDLNMVKDLADNVSKMADYRRILAESLDKKMGEVAPNLQVILGTPVAARLISHAGSLTNLAKYPASTLQILGAEKALFRALKTKGATPKYGLLYQSTFIGRAGPKVKGRISRYLANKCSIASRIDNFSENPTKRFGEVMREQLEQRLEWYAKGIKPMKNTEAMDKAIKLVMDDEGDMDIDTEMVDSHTATHAADSKKDKKEKKDKKKDKEEKKEKKDKKDKKRKATSEDVEMVDAPDAAEPEKKKKKKKSKSE; translated from the exons ATGGCCAACGTCAACTATCTTCTGTTCGAAAGCGCGGTCGGCTTCTCGCTCTTCGAGGTCGTCCACCAGGCCGACACTGTCGGCTTGGAGCTGCCCGAGGTCAAGGATGCCATGAAGGATCTCGACAAGTTCGGCAAGATGGTGAAGCTCCGCAGCTTCAACCCTTGGAA CTCTGCCGCCCACGGTCTCGAGGCCATCAACCTCATCTCCGAGGGTATCATGCCCGACCACCTCAAGAACACCCTCGAACTCAACCTCCCCCAGACCAGCGGAAAGAAGAGCAAGATCGTCCTCGGTGTCGTCGACAAGAGGCTCGCTGGTGAAATTAGCGGAAACTTCCCCGGTATTCAGTGCGAGGCTGCCGATACCTCCGAGGTCGTCGCTGCCCTCCTTCGCGGCATCCGCACCCACGCCGGCAAGCTCCTCAAGGGCCTCCAGGACGGTGACATCAACCGCGCCCAGCTCGGTCTCGGTCACGCCTACTCCCGCGCCAAGGTCAAGTTCTCCGTCCACAAGAACGACAACCACATCATCCAGGGTATCGCGACCCTCGATGCCCTCGACAAGGGTATCAACTCCGGCGCCATGCGCGTGAGGGAGTGGTACGGCTGGCACTTCCCTGAGCTTATTCGCATCGTCTCCGACAACGGCACCTACGCCAAGGTCGTTCTCGCTGTCGGCAACAAGAAGTCTCTCAGCGACGAGTCCCTCGACGAGCTCGCCAACGTCCTTAACCAGGACGAggacaaggccaaggccatcaTCCAGGCCGCCAAGGTCTCCATGGGTCAGGACATCAGCGATATGGATCTCAACATGGTCAAGGACCTCGCGGACAACGTCTCCAAGATGGCCGACTACCGCCGCATCCTCGCCGAGTCGCTCGACAAGAAGATGGGCGAGGTCGCTCCTAACCTGCAGGTCATCCTCGGCACCCCCGTTGCCGCCCGCCTCATCTCGCACGCCGGCTCCCTCACCAACCTCGCCAAGTACCCCGCTTCTACCCTCCAGATCCTCGGTGCCGAGAAGGCCCTCTTCCGCGCTCTCAAGACCAAGGGCGCCACCCCCAAGTACGGTCTCCTCTACCAGAGCACCTTCATTGGCCGCGCCGGTCCCAAGGTCAAGGGTCGCATCTCCCGCTACCTCGCCAACAAGTGCTCCATTGCCTCCCGTATCGACAACTTCTCTGAGAACCCCACTAAGCGCTTTGGTGAGGTTATGCGTGAGCAGCTTGAGCAGCGTCTGGAGTGGTACGCCAAGGGCATCAAGCCCATGAAGAACACCGAGGCCATGGACAAGGCCATCAAGCTCGTCATGGACGACGAGGGTGACATGGACATTGACACCGAGATGGTCGACTCGCACACCGCCACCCACGCCGCCGACtccaagaaggacaagaaggagaagaaggacaagaagaaggacaaggaggagaagaaggagaagaaggacaagaaggacaagaagaggaaagcgACTAGCGAAGACGTCGAGATGGTAGACGCCCCCGACGCTGCGGAacccgagaagaagaagaagaagaagaagtcgaaGTCTGAGTAA
- a CDS encoding efhand domain-containing protein: MTPKYPTLTPEHIAQFREVFDIFDKDHTGDITAEELGVVMRELGLNPSKAELEDLVNEADTNKDGVINFEEFLNLMSQSVKETDSEKELLEAFKVFDKDNSGTISTEELRAVLKSLGEDMTDADVDEMIKLADKNGDGQIDYAEFAQIMK; the protein is encoded by the exons ATG ACGCCCAAATACCCCACACTCACCCCCGAGCACATTGCTCAGTTCCGCGAAGTGTTCGACATCTTCGACAAGGACCACACGGGCGACATCACCGCCGAAGAGCTGGGCGTCGTCATGCGCGAGCTGGGGCTGAACCCCTCCAAGGCCGAGCTCGAGGACCTGGTCAACGAGGCCGACACCAACAAGGACGGCGTCATCAACTTTGAGGAGTTTCTCAATCTCATGTCGCAGTCCGTCAAAGAAACCGATTCCGAAAAGGAGCTGCTGGAGGCCTTCAAGGTGTTTGACAAGGACAACTCGGGCACCATTTCGACCGAGGAGCTTAGGGCCGTCCTCAAAAGTCTGGGCGAGGACATGACGGATGCGGATGTGGATGAGATGATCAAGTTGGCGGATAAGAATGGGGACGGGCAGATTGATT ATGCCGAGTTTGCTCAGATCATGAAATAA
- a CDS encoding subtilisin-like proteinase Mp1, which produces MVGLKNVALFAASIILPASITWAAPIIEVETKPIPEKYIVLLKPHADLEGHLSWAKDVHARSLSRRDTAGVHKAWSVGSKFKAYAGEFDEETLKIIQRDERNVHSIEPDKSWRLYKSNKKDNDDSNSDNTTIITQKQAPWGLGYLSHKGKTSSDYVYNSTAGTGTYAYVVDTGCWKDHVEFEGRVQLGYNAYPDSPFIDMDGHGTHVTGTLISKTYGVAKNATVICVKVFHGGGSANTIVMDGFEWAVKDIIAKKRQRNSVINMSLGCDRSEAFNAIVDAAYDQGILTVVAAGNENQPAALVSPASSARAFSVGAIDNKNTRAYFSNYGAIVDIFAPGVNIVSTYIGKKDGDNNRTMTMSGTSMASPHVAGLALYLKSLDPEKYGNSSDAHSGLRALGVPDKVWDAGEMSPNLVAYNGVQG; this is translated from the exons atggTCGGGCTCAAAAACGTCGCCCTCTTCGCGGCGTCGATTATCCTCCCCGCATCAATCACATGGGCCGCTCCCATCATCGAAGTCGAGACGAAGCCGATTCCCGAAAAGTACATTGTGCTGCTCAAACCACATGCCGATCTCGAAGGTCACCTCAGCTGGGCAAAGGATGTGCACGCCAGGAGTCTGTCGCGCCGAGACACGGCCGGTGTGCACAAGGCGTGGAGTGTAGGAAGCAAGTTCAAGGCGTATGCGGGCGAATTCGATGAGGAGACTTTGAAGATCATTCAGCGGGATGAGAGGAAT gTCCATTCTATCGAACCCGACAAAAGCTGGCGCCTTTACAAGAGCAACAAAAAAGACAACGACGACTCCAACTCtgacaacaccaccatcatcacccaaAAGCAAGCGCCCTGGGGTCTGGGCTACCTCTCCCACAAGGGCAAGACCTCGTCCGACTATGTGTACAACTCCACCGCCGGCACTGGCACCTACGCCTACGTCGTCGACACGGGATGCTGGAAAGACCACGTCGAGTTCGAGGGCCGCGTGCAGCTCGGCTACAACGCCTACCCCGACTCGCCCTTCATAGACATGGATGGCCACGGCACGCACGTGACAGGTACTCTGATTTCAAAGACTTATGGAGTGGCCAAGAATGCGACAGTTATCTGCGTCAAGGTGTTTCACGGCGGAGGT TCCGCCAACACCATCGTAATGGACGGCTTCGAATGGGCCGTCAAAGACATTATCGCCAAAAAGCGCCAACGCAACTCCGTCATCAACATGTCGCTGGGGTGCGACCGGTCCGAAGCCTTCAACGCCATCGTCGACGCCGCCTACGACCAAGGCATCCTCACCGTCGTAGCAGCCGGCAACGAGAACCAGCCCGCCGCGCTGGTCTCCCCTGCTTCTTCGGCCCGTGCCTTTAGCGTGGGCGCCATCGACAACAAGAACACGCGTGCGTATTTCTCCAACTATGGTGCCATTGTGGACATTTTCGCTCCCGGAGTAAATATCGTGTCGACGTATATCGGCAAGAAGGACGGGGATAATAATCGGACCATGACCATGAGCGGGACCAGCATGGCGAGTCCCCATGTTGCGGGCTTGGCGCTGTATTTGAAGAGTCTGGATCCGGAGAAGTATGGGAATAGCTCGGATGCGCACAGTGGGTTGAGGGCGTTGGGGGTTCCGGATAAGGTGTGGGATGCGGGTGAGATGAGTCCGAATTTGGTGGCTTATAATGGGGTCCAGGGGTAA